One region of Mycolicibacterium insubricum genomic DNA includes:
- the gatB gene encoding Asp-tRNA(Asn)/Glu-tRNA(Gln) amidotransferase subunit GatB — protein sequence MSVAATADLLDYDDVIARYDPVMGMEVHVELSTATKMFCGCANRFGAEPNTLVCPTCLGLPGALPVLNEAAVSSAIRIGLALNCEIASWCRFARKNYFYPDQPKNYQISQYDEPIAFNGYLDVPLEDGTTWRVEIERAHMEEDTGKLTHLGSETGRIAGATTSLADFNRAGVPLIEIVTKPIEGAGERAPEIARAYVTALRDLLRGLDVSDVRMDQGSMRCDANVSLKPKGDSEFGTRTETKNVNSLKSVEVAVRYEMRRQAAVLTSGGRVTQETRHFHEDGYTSAGRAKETAEDYRYFPEPDLEPVAPSAELVEQLRTTIPELPWLARKRIQDEWGISDEVMRDLVNAGAVELVAATVAAGSSSESARAWWGSFLMQKANEAGVAVADLPITPVQVAAVVRLVDDGKLSNKLARQVVEGVLAGEGEPEAVMTARGLALVRDDSLIQSAVDEALAANPDVAEKIRGGKIAAAGAIVGAVMKATKGQADAARVRELVLQACGVS from the coding sequence ATGAGTGTTGCCGCGACTGCAGACCTGCTCGACTACGACGACGTGATCGCTCGTTACGACCCGGTCATGGGCATGGAGGTGCACGTCGAGCTGTCGACGGCGACCAAGATGTTCTGCGGCTGCGCCAACCGGTTCGGTGCCGAGCCCAACACCCTGGTGTGCCCGACCTGTCTGGGCCTGCCGGGTGCACTGCCGGTGCTCAACGAGGCCGCGGTCTCCTCGGCGATCCGCATCGGGCTGGCGCTCAACTGTGAGATCGCGTCCTGGTGCCGGTTCGCCCGGAAGAACTACTTCTACCCGGACCAGCCGAAGAACTACCAGATCAGCCAGTACGACGAGCCGATCGCGTTCAACGGCTACCTCGATGTTCCACTGGAGGACGGCACCACCTGGCGGGTGGAGATCGAGCGGGCGCACATGGAGGAGGACACCGGCAAGCTGACCCACCTGGGCAGTGAGACCGGCCGGATCGCCGGTGCCACCACGTCGTTGGCCGATTTCAACCGTGCGGGTGTGCCGCTGATCGAGATCGTCACCAAGCCGATCGAGGGGGCCGGTGAACGGGCTCCGGAGATCGCCCGCGCCTACGTCACCGCGCTGCGGGATCTGCTGCGCGGTCTGGATGTGTCCGACGTGCGGATGGACCAGGGTTCCATGCGCTGTGACGCCAACGTCTCGCTGAAACCCAAGGGGGACAGCGAGTTCGGTACCCGTACCGAGACCAAGAATGTCAACTCGCTGAAAAGCGTTGAGGTGGCGGTCCGTTACGAGATGCGCCGCCAGGCCGCGGTGCTGACGTCCGGCGGTAGGGTCACCCAGGAGACCCGGCACTTCCACGAGGATGGCTACACCAGTGCGGGCCGCGCCAAGGAGACCGCCGAGGACTACCGCTACTTCCCGGAGCCCGACCTGGAACCCGTCGCACCCAGCGCCGAGCTCGTCGAGCAGCTGCGCACCACGATCCCCGAGCTTCCCTGGCTGGCGCGCAAGCGAATCCAGGATGAATGGGGTATCTCGGACGAGGTGATGCGCGACCTGGTCAACGCCGGGGCGGTCGAACTGGTGGCGGCCACGGTGGCCGCCGGGTCCTCCAGTGAATCCGCGCGCGCCTGGTGGGGCAGCTTCCTGATGCAGAAGGCCAACGAAGCCGGAGTTGCCGTGGCGGATCTGCCGATCACCCCGGTGCAGGTCGCCGCGGTCGTGCGGTTGGTCGACGACGGCAAGCTGTCCAACAAGCTGGCCCGCCAGGTCGTCGAGGGCGTGCTGGCCGGCGAGGGCGAGCCGGAGGCGGTGATGACCGCGCGCGGCCTGGCGCTGGTGCGCGACGATTCGCTGATCCAGAGCGCGGTCGACGAGGCCCTGGCTGCCAATCCCGATGTGGCGGAGAAGATCCGGGGCGGCAAGATCGCTGCCGCGGGCGCGATCGTCGGTGCGGTGATGAAGGCCACCAAGGGCCAGGCCGATGCCGCGCGGGTTCGGGAACTGGTCCTGCAGGCCTGCGGGGTTAGCTAG
- a CDS encoding CAP domain-containing protein, with translation MTARPVNHTKLFLAGVAATIAMAGPAVLIAGSGTAHADPQTLLNLVNDKRVANHCQPLTMNDNLVAAAERHVDDIAATGSMSHDGSDKSTEQTRIQGAGYAPLRGWAENIYRGTSESAAVNAWMNSPTHRRQMLDCSYTDAGFAEATGGSQTYYVGNFARH, from the coding sequence ATGACCGCAAGACCTGTCAACCACACCAAGTTGTTTCTCGCCGGAGTGGCGGCGACCATCGCGATGGCCGGGCCGGCCGTCCTGATCGCCGGCTCGGGTACGGCGCACGCCGATCCGCAGACCCTACTCAACCTCGTCAACGACAAGCGGGTGGCGAACCACTGCCAACCGCTGACCATGAACGACAATCTGGTGGCGGCGGCCGAGCGTCATGTCGACGACATCGCCGCTACCGGCAGCATGTCCCACGACGGCTCGGACAAGTCCACCGAGCAGACTCGCATCCAGGGCGCCGGCTACGCGCCGCTGCGCGGTTGGGCGGAGAACATCTACCGCGGCACAAGCGAATCCGCCGCGGTGAACGCCTGGATGAACAGCCCCACGCACCGTCGGCAGATGCTGGATTGCTCCTACACCGATGCCGGGTTTGCCGAGGCCACCGGCGGCTCGCAAACCTACTACGTCGGAAACTTCGCGAGGCACTGA
- a CDS encoding DoxX family protein, with product MTSSSEDPRWQRPASSSLVDPEDDLPADDYGGDFETTAIPSYQGSPGSSSSGQDVLHEPEPLPYVQPAATRYNTGPVEIEPIDDERVRAAGRRGTQDLGLLLLRVGFGALLIAHGLNKVFGWWGGTGMSGLRDTLTEMGYRHVDILGYVAAGTQITAGVLLVLGLFTPLAAAAALAYQVNTLLAGVNSDGGHNLAFFAPQGHEYDLTLAVIAAVITLVGPGRYGFDAGRGWARRPFIGSFFALLLGIGAGVGVWVLLNGANPLG from the coding sequence GTGACCAGCTCATCGGAAGACCCACGCTGGCAGCGACCCGCTTCGTCGAGCCTGGTGGATCCCGAGGATGATCTCCCCGCCGACGACTACGGCGGTGACTTCGAGACCACCGCGATCCCGTCGTACCAAGGTTCGCCGGGCTCGTCGAGCTCCGGCCAGGACGTACTGCACGAGCCGGAACCGCTGCCGTATGTGCAACCCGCCGCCACTCGCTACAACACCGGACCGGTCGAGATCGAACCGATCGACGACGAGCGGGTCCGGGCGGCCGGCCGTCGCGGCACCCAGGATCTGGGGCTGCTGCTGCTGCGCGTCGGCTTCGGCGCGCTGCTGATCGCCCACGGTTTGAACAAGGTGTTCGGCTGGTGGGGTGGCACCGGCATGTCCGGGCTGCGCGACACCCTGACCGAGATGGGCTACCGGCACGTCGACATCCTTGGCTACGTCGCCGCGGGTACCCAGATCACCGCGGGCGTGCTGCTGGTCTTAGGCCTGTTCACCCCGCTGGCCGCGGCGGCGGCGCTGGCCTACCAAGTCAACACACTGCTGGCCGGGGTGAACTCCGACGGCGGTCACAACCTGGCGTTCTTCGCGCCGCAGGGCCACGAATACGACCTGACCCTGGCGGTGATCGCGGCCGTCATCACCCTCGTCGGGCCCGGTCGGTACGGATTCGACGCCGGCCGGGGCTGGGCGCGCCGGCCGTTCATCGGCTCGTTCTTCGCCCTGCTGCTGGGCATCGGCGCCGGTGTCGGCGTGTGGGTCCTGCTCAACGGAGCCAACCCGCTGGGTTGA
- a CDS encoding PQQ-dependent sugar dehydrogenase, with protein MELHRPGRHLLSAACLTLAVVLASSGCARFDNAQSEPFTPEPKRGGGMTTTTNPPPPLPGTPFPKACPATGVMQGCLEATSGLIMGSDSKTALVAERTTGAVKKIAIAAEPEVKMVIPVDPAGDGGLLDIVQSPSYQQDRLTYAYISTPTDNRVVRIADGDVPKDILTGIPKGATGNAGSLLFTSPTTLLVQTGDAGDPAAANDPNSRAGKVLRIEQPTTVNQAPTTTALSGLGAGGGMCLDPKDGSLYVTDRSPSGDRLQRITKDSKVSTVWNWPDKPGVAGCAALDGTVLVNLVNTKQTVAIRLDTGSGAVTGDPEVVRQDAHGHAWALKVGGDGNIWAATINRAVGDAGQHDDVVFPLFPTGGGFPRANDDKD; from the coding sequence ATGGAATTGCACCGACCGGGTCGTCACCTGCTGTCCGCGGCATGCCTGACCCTGGCCGTCGTGTTGGCGTCGTCGGGCTGTGCGCGATTCGACAACGCCCAGTCCGAGCCGTTCACCCCCGAACCCAAGCGCGGCGGCGGGATGACCACAACGACCAATCCGCCGCCGCCGCTGCCCGGCACCCCGTTCCCCAAGGCCTGCCCGGCAACCGGGGTGATGCAGGGCTGCCTGGAAGCCACCAGCGGACTGATCATGGGCTCCGACAGCAAGACCGCGCTGGTGGCCGAACGCACCACCGGCGCCGTGAAGAAGATCGCCATCGCCGCCGAACCCGAAGTCAAGATGGTCATCCCGGTCGATCCGGCCGGTGACGGCGGCCTGCTCGACATCGTGCAGTCACCGAGCTACCAGCAGGACCGGCTGACCTACGCCTACATCAGCACGCCCACCGACAACCGGGTGGTCCGGATCGCCGACGGCGACGTGCCCAAGGACATCCTGACCGGCATCCCCAAGGGCGCCACCGGCAACGCGGGATCGCTGCTGTTCACCAGCCCCACCACGCTGTTGGTGCAGACGGGCGACGCCGGTGACCCGGCGGCCGCCAACGACCCGAACTCCCGGGCCGGCAAGGTGTTGCGGATCGAGCAGCCCACCACCGTCAACCAGGCGCCGACCACCACGGCGCTGTCCGGTCTGGGCGCCGGCGGCGGAATGTGCCTGGACCCCAAGGACGGCTCGCTGTATGTCACCGACCGCAGCCCGTCGGGCGACCGGTTGCAGCGCATCACCAAGGACTCCAAGGTGTCCACGGTGTGGAACTGGCCGGACAAGCCCGGGGTGGCCGGCTGCGCCGCGCTGGACGGGACCGTCCTGGTCAACCTGGTGAACACCAAGCAGACCGTCGCAATCCGGCTGGACACCGGTAGCGGCGCGGTGACCGGCGACCCCGAGGTGGTCCGACAGGATGCGCACGGGCACGCCTGGGCGCTCAAGGTCGGTGGCGACGGCAACATCTGGGCCGCCACCATCAACCGTGCGGTCGGTGACGCCGGTCAGCACGACGACGTGGTGTTCCCGCTGTTCCCGACCGGCGGCGGCTTCCCGCGCGCCAACGACGACAAGGACTAG
- a CDS encoding PH domain-containing protein has translation MAHFAVGFFALGLLIPVMIWVWTLPLLLIPVLGSVAIVRLRTTADADGVTARTLTGGRTIPWSDISGLSFKGGNWARAELRDGSSVTLPAVTFATLPLLTAASGGRVPNPYR, from the coding sequence ATGGCTCACTTCGCGGTCGGCTTCTTCGCCCTCGGCCTGTTGATCCCGGTGATGATCTGGGTCTGGACCCTGCCGCTGCTGCTGATCCCGGTGCTGGGATCGGTGGCGATCGTCCGGCTGCGGACCACCGCCGACGCCGACGGGGTCACCGCGCGGACCCTCACCGGCGGCCGGACCATCCCGTGGAGCGACATCTCCGGGCTCAGCTTCAAGGGCGGCAACTGGGCGCGTGCCGAGTTGCGCGACGGTTCCTCGGTGACGCTGCCCGCCGTCACGTTCGCCACGCTCCCGCTGCTGACCGCGGCCAGCGGCGGTCGAGTGCCCAATCCGTACCGCTGA
- a CDS encoding helix-turn-helix transcriptional regulator: protein MGDRWPLTGRCEELRLITDALADGECRGVAIAGRAGVGKTRLAREVADGLAAAGWAVARLAGTATGRSVPLGAFAGWIDDFDANPLAMAHQVITALTARAGAARLLVVVDDVHLLDDLSALAVHQLVNHEVATVVATVRTAEPSADAVSLLWKDRVLRRIELQPLSQPESEALLVSVLGAVSPDCAHRMWKLTRGNVLFLRHLVEQELAAGRLVSAEGQLHWMTGLSVSPTLVELVEAQIGAVPGDVRDVVDLVAVAEPVERSCLESLAGVRAVEAAEERGLIRATPEADLVYVGHPLYGEIRLEQCGGLRLRRLRGELATLMARDPSRVDPLRLGMLWLDSDLPPDVAVLSRAAGIARSRLDLPLAERFARAALAAGTDPPAVVALAYVLFLQEKGAETERLLDSLDLPEPHDDHLVTPAVLRAANLLWVLRRPDESRAVIDAALERGDPGAQRHLRAFRAVQLVLAAHPAAALDALSRIDIGRLDPFGQTLARCAEVIAFGDLGRTDEAVRSAAAGYAVVAASPQDGFQGTGLSEFHAFALLAAGHVGDALAIARERHRLCAKLPGMVSAMASALLGMTALGGGDLPTALRCFDTAAAGIGSYGEVSGIYYRFKISATEALARSGQVDAAVAALAQLTDTRHPAYDYVESGRLLATAWVAAARGRAGEARAAAAEAAEFAARHGQPAREVLCLQAAVQLGDVTVAGRLAELAALVDGPRAGIAARYGAALADGDAHGLEAASCEFEASGDRLAAADAAAQAAAVYRQSGLRGSALTAAGRAGRLAQDCGGAVSPALLAASVTLPLTEREREIALLVARGLSNRDIAQAMSLSVRTVEGHIYRATVKAGVTTRAELSSAVAQYPRLPVSG, encoded by the coding sequence ATGGGGGACCGCTGGCCGCTCACCGGGCGGTGTGAGGAACTGCGGTTGATTACCGATGCACTCGCCGACGGTGAGTGCCGGGGCGTCGCGATCGCCGGGCGGGCCGGCGTCGGCAAGACCAGGCTGGCGCGTGAGGTCGCGGACGGACTGGCCGCCGCCGGTTGGGCCGTCGCCCGGCTGGCCGGTACGGCGACCGGCCGATCGGTCCCGCTGGGCGCCTTCGCGGGGTGGATCGACGATTTCGACGCGAACCCGCTGGCGATGGCGCACCAGGTGATCACCGCGCTGACGGCGCGTGCTGGAGCGGCCCGGTTGCTGGTGGTGGTCGACGACGTGCACCTACTCGATGACTTGTCTGCGCTGGCCGTGCATCAACTCGTGAACCACGAGGTTGCCACGGTCGTCGCCACCGTCCGTACCGCCGAGCCCTCCGCCGACGCGGTGTCTCTGTTGTGGAAGGACCGTGTGCTGCGGCGCATCGAGCTGCAGCCGCTGTCACAACCGGAGTCCGAGGCCTTGCTGGTGTCGGTCCTCGGCGCGGTGAGCCCCGACTGTGCGCATCGAATGTGGAAGTTGACGCGCGGCAACGTGCTGTTTCTGCGCCACCTGGTGGAACAGGAGCTCGCCGCGGGACGATTGGTGTCGGCGGAGGGACAGTTGCATTGGATGACCGGGCTGTCGGTGTCGCCGACGCTCGTCGAACTGGTCGAAGCGCAGATCGGCGCAGTTCCCGGCGATGTCCGGGACGTCGTCGACCTGGTGGCGGTGGCCGAGCCCGTCGAACGGAGCTGCCTGGAGTCGCTGGCCGGTGTGCGCGCTGTGGAGGCCGCCGAGGAGCGCGGGCTGATCCGGGCGACACCGGAAGCCGATCTCGTCTACGTCGGCCACCCGCTCTACGGTGAGATCCGGCTGGAACAGTGCGGCGGGCTGCGTCTGCGACGGTTGCGCGGTGAGCTTGCCACGCTCATGGCACGAGATCCGTCGCGGGTGGATCCGCTGCGTCTCGGCATGCTGTGGCTGGATTCCGATCTTCCTCCGGACGTCGCGGTGTTGTCCCGCGCAGCGGGGATCGCGCGGTCGCGGCTCGACCTCCCGTTGGCCGAACGTTTCGCACGGGCGGCACTGGCGGCGGGAACGGACCCGCCGGCCGTGGTTGCCCTGGCCTACGTGCTGTTTCTGCAGGAGAAGGGCGCCGAAACCGAGCGGCTCCTCGACAGCCTCGATCTACCCGAACCACACGACGATCATCTCGTCACGCCCGCCGTCCTGCGGGCCGCGAACCTGCTGTGGGTTTTGCGGCGACCCGATGAATCCCGGGCGGTGATCGACGCTGCACTCGAGCGCGGCGATCCCGGGGCCCAACGACACCTGCGGGCGTTCCGGGCGGTCCAGCTGGTGCTTGCGGCGCATCCCGCGGCCGCGCTGGACGCACTGTCGCGCATCGACATCGGCCGACTCGACCCCTTCGGCCAGACGCTGGCCAGGTGCGCAGAAGTCATCGCATTCGGCGATCTGGGACGGACCGACGAGGCGGTCCGGTCTGCCGCCGCCGGGTATGCGGTCGTCGCCGCTTCGCCCCAGGACGGCTTCCAGGGCACCGGCCTGTCGGAGTTTCACGCCTTTGCCCTGTTGGCCGCCGGCCACGTCGGTGATGCCCTCGCCATCGCCCGGGAGCGCCACCGACTGTGCGCGAAGCTGCCGGGGATGGTGTCGGCGATGGCATCGGCGTTACTCGGTATGACGGCATTGGGCGGCGGCGACCTGCCGACCGCCCTGCGTTGTTTCGATACGGCGGCCGCGGGCATCGGCAGCTACGGCGAGGTCAGCGGGATCTACTACCGATTCAAGATCTCGGCTACCGAAGCACTGGCACGCAGCGGGCAGGTCGACGCCGCGGTCGCGGCACTGGCGCAGCTGACCGACACCAGACACCCTGCCTACGACTATGTCGAATCGGGTCGCCTGTTGGCGACCGCGTGGGTGGCCGCGGCGCGCGGACGCGCCGGCGAGGCCCGCGCCGCCGCCGCCGAGGCGGCCGAATTCGCCGCGCGGCACGGCCAGCCGGCCCGGGAGGTGCTGTGCCTGCAGGCTGCCGTCCAGCTCGGCGACGTGACCGTCGCCGGCCGCCTGGCCGAACTGGCGGCGCTGGTCGACGGGCCACGGGCGGGCATCGCCGCCCGCTACGGTGCAGCGCTGGCCGACGGCGATGCGCACGGGCTGGAAGCGGCGTCGTGCGAGTTCGAGGCCAGCGGTGATCGGCTGGCTGCCGCCGACGCCGCCGCACAGGCCGCGGCGGTCTACCGCCAGTCCGGTTTACGCGGCAGTGCACTGACGGCCGCCGGCCGCGCCGGTCGGCTCGCGCAGGACTGCGGCGGGGCGGTGAGCCCGGCGCTGCTCGCCGCCAGCGTCACCCTGCCGCTGACCGAACGGGAACGCGAAATCGCCCTGTTGGTGGCTCGTGGACTGTCCAATCGTGATATCGCGCAGGCGATGTCGTTGTCGGTGCGCACCGTCGAAGGCCATATCTACCGGGCTACCGTCAAGGCCGGTGTCACCACGCGGGCCGAATTGTCCTCGGCGGTCGCGCAGTATCCGCGACTGCCGGTGTCGGGCTGA
- the gatC gene encoding Asp-tRNA(Asn)/Glu-tRNA(Gln) amidotransferase subunit GatC: MSQISRDDVAHLARLARLTLTDDELDSFSGQLDAILDHVGRIQSVDVTGVRPTDNPLKSVNVTRPDVVVPSLTQDQALQEAPASADGRFAVPQILGEGE, encoded by the coding sequence GTGTCGCAAATCTCCCGAGACGACGTCGCGCACCTGGCCCGGCTGGCCCGGCTGACGCTGACCGACGACGAACTGGACAGCTTCTCCGGCCAACTGGACGCGATCCTCGATCACGTCGGGCGGATCCAGTCCGTCGACGTCACCGGGGTGCGGCCCACCGACAACCCGCTCAAGTCGGTGAACGTCACCCGGCCCGACGTCGTCGTCCCCAGCCTGACCCAGGACCAGGCGTTGCAGGAGGCACCGGCATCGGCCGACGGCCGGTTCGCCGTCCCGCAGATCCTGGGGGAGGGCGAATGA
- a CDS encoding DUF4189 domain-containing protein — translation MNRTLFTARAVCCAAIATVGLIGAPAAGAANTWGAIAVSPQGDWGTSVSQPDEMTAKQVAKGICGNGCKVVATFAGQTCAALVKGGTDNKFYTATDSDPFRAFDKAQRDANNHQNAETSLIANPCNDPASQPNG, via the coding sequence ATGAACCGGACACTCTTTACCGCCCGGGCCGTGTGCTGCGCGGCCATCGCCACGGTCGGCCTCATCGGCGCCCCGGCCGCCGGCGCCGCCAACACCTGGGGCGCGATCGCCGTATCGCCACAGGGCGACTGGGGCACGTCGGTGTCACAGCCGGACGAAATGACCGCCAAGCAGGTGGCCAAGGGAATCTGCGGTAACGGCTGCAAGGTGGTGGCCACCTTCGCCGGACAGACCTGCGCAGCCCTGGTCAAGGGCGGCACCGACAACAAGTTCTATACCGCCACCGACAGCGACCCCTTCCGCGCGTTCGACAAGGCACAGCGCGACGCCAACAACCACCAGAACGCGGAGACGTCCCTGATTGCCAACCCGTGCAACGACCCTGCCAGCCAGCCGAACGGATGA
- a CDS encoding DUF4189 domain-containing protein: MNTNRQRIAGLFAAAGATAALALAAAPAAFADGSWGAIAISPDGTRWAVSTGQADMNAARTTAAYRCMGNGPGCSGNVTAFTDCGVLVRDGGNLFVATGATKEDAEDVAEEQHPGSTQVTWGCNDPKGSGPASYRG; the protein is encoded by the coding sequence ATGAACACCAATCGCCAACGGATCGCCGGCCTGTTCGCCGCGGCGGGCGCGACCGCTGCGCTGGCGCTGGCCGCCGCGCCGGCCGCATTCGCCGACGGCAGCTGGGGCGCCATCGCCATCTCCCCCGACGGCACGCGCTGGGCGGTGTCGACCGGCCAGGCCGACATGAACGCCGCCAGAACCACGGCCGCCTACCGGTGCATGGGCAACGGTCCCGGTTGCAGCGGCAACGTCACCGCCTTCACCGACTGCGGCGTCCTGGTTCGCGACGGCGGGAACCTGTTCGTCGCGACCGGTGCCACCAAGGAAGATGCCGAGGACGTGGCCGAGGAACAACACCCCGGCAGCACCCAGGTGACCTGGGGCTGCAACGACCCGAAGGGCAGCGGCCCGGCCAGCTACCGCGGCTGA
- the gatA gene encoding Asp-tRNA(Asn)/Glu-tRNA(Gln) amidotransferase subunit GatA, whose translation MSADDLTRLDAATLAAGIAAGELSSVEVTRAHLDRIAATDADYNAFLHVAPEQALAAAAEVDRTVAAGETLPSSLAGVPLALKDVFTTTDMPTTAGSKILAGWRSPYDATVTARLRAAGIPILGKTNMDEFAMGSSTENSAYGPTRNPWDTDRVPGGSGGGSAAALAAFQAPLAIGTDTGGSIRQPAALTATVGVKPTYGTVSRYGLIACASSLDQGGPCARTVLDTALLHEVIAGHDPRDSTSVPAAVPDVVAAARAGANGDLSGVRVGVVAQLHRGEGYQPGVLESFNAAVEQLRELGAQISEVDCPHIDQSMAAYYLILPSEVSSNLARFDAMRYGLRVGDDGTHSAEEVMALTREAGFGPEVKRRIMIGTYALSAGYYDAYYNQAQKVRTLIADDLNRAYESVDVLISPTTPTTAFRLGEKVDDPLAMYLFDLCTLPLNLAGHAGMSVPSGLSADDGLPVGLQIMAPALADDRLYRVGAAYEAVRAPIALP comes from the coding sequence ATGAGCGCCGACGACCTCACCCGCCTCGATGCCGCGACGCTGGCCGCCGGGATCGCCGCCGGCGAACTGTCCTCGGTGGAGGTGACCCGGGCCCACCTGGACCGGATCGCGGCCACCGACGCCGACTACAACGCCTTTCTGCACGTGGCACCCGAGCAGGCCCTGGCCGCCGCCGCCGAGGTCGACAGGACCGTCGCCGCCGGGGAAACACTGCCGTCGTCGCTGGCCGGGGTGCCGCTGGCGCTCAAGGACGTGTTCACCACCACCGATATGCCCACCACCGCCGGGTCGAAGATTCTGGCGGGCTGGCGTTCCCCGTACGACGCGACGGTGACCGCGCGGCTGCGAGCCGCCGGCATCCCGATCCTGGGCAAGACCAACATGGATGAGTTCGCGATGGGCTCCTCCACCGAGAACTCCGCCTACGGCCCGACCCGCAACCCCTGGGACACCGACCGCGTTCCCGGCGGGTCCGGCGGCGGCAGCGCCGCGGCCCTGGCGGCATTCCAGGCGCCGCTGGCCATCGGCACCGACACCGGCGGTTCGATCCGCCAGCCCGCCGCGCTGACCGCGACCGTCGGCGTCAAACCCACCTACGGCACCGTCAGCCGCTACGGGCTGATCGCCTGCGCGTCGTCGCTGGACCAGGGCGGCCCGTGCGCGCGCACCGTGCTCGACACCGCGCTTCTGCACGAGGTCATCGCCGGGCACGATCCGCGCGACTCCACCTCGGTACCCGCGGCGGTTCCCGACGTCGTCGCCGCGGCGAGGGCCGGCGCGAACGGTGACCTGAGCGGCGTGCGGGTCGGCGTGGTCGCCCAGCTGCACCGCGGCGAGGGCTACCAGCCCGGCGTGCTGGAGTCGTTCAACGCCGCCGTCGAGCAGCTACGGGAACTCGGCGCGCAGATCAGCGAGGTGGACTGCCCGCACATCGACCAGTCGATGGCGGCCTACTACCTGATCCTGCCGTCGGAGGTCTCCAGCAACCTGGCGCGCTTCGACGCGATGCGCTACGGCCTGCGCGTCGGCGACGACGGCACACACAGCGCCGAAGAGGTCATGGCGCTGACCCGGGAAGCCGGGTTCGGCCCGGAAGTCAAGCGCCGCATCATGATCGGCACCTATGCGCTGTCCGCCGGGTACTACGACGCTTACTACAATCAGGCGCAGAAGGTCCGCACCCTGATCGCCGACGACCTGAACCGGGCGTACGAGTCCGTCGACGTGCTGATCAGCCCGACCACCCCGACCACCGCCTTCCGGCTGGGGGAAAAGGTCGACGACCCGCTGGCGATGTATCTGTTCGACCTGTGCACCCTGCCGCTGAACCTGGCCGGGCATGCCGGTATGTCGGTGCCCTCGGGGCTGTCGGCCGACGACGGGCTGCCGGTCGGCCTGCAGATCATGGCCCCGGCGCTGGCCGACGACCGGCTGTACCGGGTCGGCGCCGCGTATGAGGCCGTACGCGCCCCCATCGCGCTGCCGTAA